Below is a window of candidate division KSB1 bacterium DNA.
GGAACGGTTGTTCGGATTCGGTATTTTCGATCCGAAGCTCGGCGGCGACCCGCTGCTTTTTCAACACCTGTTCTGGTTCTATTCTCACCCGGCGGTCTACATCATGATTTTGCCGGGAATGGGCGTCATCAGCGAAGTCATCACCTGTTTTGCCAAGAAGAAAGTATTCGGATATTCATTTATCGCTTTTTCGAGTATCGCCATCGCAGTGCTGGGGTTTCTGGTGTGGGGACACCACATGTTTACCAGCGGTCAGTCGATGTACACCAGCCTGGTTTTTTCGATTCTGACTTTCCTGGTGGCGGTTCCATCGGCGATCAAAGTGTTCAACTGGACAGCCACGCTTTACAAAGGCGCGGTCTCTTATGATGCTCCCATGCTTTACGCGCTTGGATTTATCGGTCTGTTTACCATCGGCGGGCTCACGGGTATTTTCCTCGGCACGCTGGCGGTCGACGTTCATGTTCACGACACTTACTTTGTAGTCGCCCACTTCCATTATATAATGGTCGGTGGCGCGATTATGGCGTATATGGCCGGGCTCCACTTCTGGTGGCCTAAAATCACCGGGCGATTGTATCCTGAAGGTTGGGCGAGGTTTTCGGCGCTGGTGATCTTTATCGGGTTTCATCTTACATTTTTCCCGCAGTTTATTGTGGGTTATCTGGGGATGCCGCGCCGCTATCATGTCTATCCGGAAGAATTTCAAATTTTAAATGTCTTGTCAACGGCAGGCGCGACGATTCTTGGAGTCGGATATTTGATTCCGCTGATTTATTTTACCTGGTCTTTGAAATCGGGACCAAAGGCCAGTGCTAATCCATGGGGCGCAAAAGGTCTGGAGTGGGAGAAAGCGTCATCACCGCCCTCGCAACACAATTTTGAAAAAACGCCGGTGGTGAATGAAGAGGCTTACGACTATCAACCGACGATCTGGTTGAAATAAGGAGAGTTGATTTGGCACACGAACACGTCGCACTGCAACATCATTTTGACGACATGGAGCAGCAGCTCGAAGCGTCCACTTTGGGAATGTGGGCGTTTCTGATTACGGAAGTTCTGTTCTTCGGTGGGCTGTTTGCCGGCTATTTGATTTACCGCACCAAATTTCCCGAGGCTTTCGATTTGGGGAGCCACGAACTGGATATCAAACTCGGCGCAATCAACACCGCTGTTTTGATTGGCAGCAGTTTGACTATGGTGCTTGCGGTTTATTTCGCCCAGCTGGGCCAGCGCATGAAAATCGTTATTTTTCTGTTTGCAACTCTGGTGCTTGGCGCTACTTTCCTTGGCATCAAAGCCGTTGAGTACTCGCATAAAATCCATGATGGTCTTCTACCCGGTCCCGGTTTTGCGTTAGATAGTCCAATTGCTGATCAGGTGAGAATCTTCTTTTCATTTTATTTTTCCATGACGGGCTTGCACGCGTTTCACATGATTATTGGCGCGGGTTTGCTGAGCTGGCTTATGTATAATGCCTGGAAAGGAAAGTATGACTCGTCATACAACACGCCGGTTGAGCTGGTCGGTCTGTACTGGCATTTTGTAGATATTGTTTGGATTTTTCTGTTTCCGCTGCTCTATCTAATA
It encodes the following:
- a CDS encoding cytochrome c oxidase subunit 3 family protein, whose translation is MEQQLEASTLGMWAFLITEVLFFGGLFAGYLIYRTKFPEAFDLGSHELDIKLGAINTAVLIGSSLTMVLAVYFAQLGQRMKIVIFLFATLVLGATFLGIKAVEYSHKIHDGLLPGPGFALDSPIADQVRIFFSFYFSMTGLHAFHMIIGAGLLSWLMYNAWKGKYDSSYNTPVELVGLYWHFVDIVWIFLFPLLYLIGRN
- the ctaD gene encoding cytochrome c oxidase subunit I, with the protein product MSTAVFKPRKSQLADDTNGASNYLNAGFSVKSWLLTVDHKRIALLYLISITLFFFLGGMFAVLIRLELLTPQGDLMQSETYNKMFTMHGIVMIFFFLIPSIPAVLGNFLIPLMIGAKDLAFPRINLLSWYIYSVGGLFTFAAIVFGGVDTGWTFYTPYSSTYSNSNVILVAVGVFITGFSSILTGLNFIVTIHKMRAPGMTWFRLPLFVWAHYATSIIQVLGTPVITTAIMLIGLERLFGFGIFDPKLGGDPLLFQHLFWFYSHPAVYIMILPGMGVISEVITCFAKKKVFGYSFIAFSSIAIAVLGFLVWGHHMFTSGQSMYTSLVFSILTFLVAVPSAIKVFNWTATLYKGAVSYDAPMLYALGFIGLFTIGGLTGIFLGTLAVDVHVHDTYFVVAHFHYIMVGGAIMAYMAGLHFWWPKITGRLYPEGWARFSALVIFIGFHLTFFPQFIVGYLGMPRRYHVYPEEFQILNVLSTAGATILGVGYLIPLIYFTWSLKSGPKASANPWGAKGLEWEKASSPPSQHNFEKTPVVNEEAYDYQPTIWLK